CATGCACTGTGGAGTTTCTCATACAACTCATCTCATTATCCTTAATTTTATTCCAGCTTCCGCCTGTCATCCAGTGACGGGGAATGTTGAACTCAGTCTGATTTCCATTTCTGTTTTTCAGTAGACCACCATTGTACCATAGTAACTTGTCGTCCTGATCCGTATGGGCTAAAGCAAAACCGCAAACTTTGTCCACATCTTTCTCGTCGTCTTTATTCTTCTCAGTGAGCTCGCCAATTGCTATGCCAAAACTTTTATCAAATGAGTAGGAACTATTACTAAGttcaaaaccaaaccaCCAAGTTTCTTTATCTCCATGACCCAGTTGAAATGTGACTTCATCTCTTACAGCACGAGTATTTTGCCAGCAAGTATGTAACAAGCCCATGAGAACCGATAATCTCGACTTGTCCAAAACAACTGCCCCCGCATCAGCCTGTTCAGAGTATCTATCAATCCATGTCAGTGGAGTTGTTAAATTGAGCTGCTTACTAGGTGTACTTTTTCCTAATTGTTTCTTGCGCCAAAGTACACTCTCTTTAAACTTAGTTTCATTCAGTAGTCTATCATGGAAGAATAGCGCACCAGTATCTTTGTAACCTTGTTGTTCAAAAAATACTTCGGGGGACTGAAGTAGGACAGTATCAGCGTCCAGAATGAGATTATGTTCGAATTTGCTAACCAACGCACTAAATGGCTTGACAGCGTACTCGCCACTTCTTAGTGAAGTGATATCTTCATTGAAAGCATAGCTAAGGTCGGCAAACTCAATGTTTTCAACAATGGCACTGAAGGTTTCACGAGACAGGTATTGAAGATCATCTGGGCCTGCGTACGTGATTAAAATGGGAAGACTGCAGTTAAAGACCTCTCTGATAGAAACAGCCAGATGAATAGCGTACCTTACTGCCTTGTTACCCGTAGATATGATAATACCCTTTGAACCGGGTACAAAAGAGCGTCTTAAATCAGAAAATGGTGTAGGATTCTCTATGTTATCTGGCTCTTTGTTGATAATGAACGGAACAGTGGCTCGTGCCATTTTTTCAACTGTATTTTCAAGAAAGTCTTGGTCATTGTGTAAGTCGGATAGTTCAACCCATTGTCGTAATACTTGAATACGGTTACCGAACTCCCCAAATTGATCTCGATATTTGGGGCCCTTTACAGGATATTCGATAAAGTATTGAGCAGCGGGTCGAATGGCATCTTTCGTATAATTGAAATTGTATGTTAGTTCTCTGTTACCACGCTGTAATGGCTTGTGTAGATGCCCATTGTTAGCTGTTGAAATGAAATACATATAGTAACATATGGCCGTCACCAACGCAGTAGGCAAGAACGTAGTTAGGAACTTCTTCCTATGTGGTTTTACAAATGTGTGCATTGTAGTGGGTGACGAAGTACGTATGAACGTATTTGTCTgtctttctctcttttaTGATTTTACCTAACTTCTCTGATCTGAAAGTTGCCGGGAATACCAGTAAGGAAAAAATCGAAAACTTAGGATATCAAAAGTAGAGGTTACAAAGAAGGAACAACAAGAGCCACGCGAATGAGCGGTGAGCTACAATAGTATATCCTTAGAAAGCATATGCTGCCATGCAGCAGTCTCCCTTTTAAGGAGATAAAAGGCAGCGGTCAGCCTCCCCGCCAGCTCCCATTCACTGATCATCCCGCTCGTTGCCCTGATCATCAGTTGGTCTTGCCCATTCCTTGTTGAATCTGCACAAGGTTTCACGctaaattttatttttttcaactaCAGGACGCAGTTAACCTACTCATGATGTGCATTTCAATCAGATCTAGGACGATCTACGCATATCCCTGTCGCTGGTTGCCCGATCCACAGCGATCGCAGGCGCTCTTTTTCACAAGTTCCAGAATTTGAACTCCAAATAACCACATGTCCAGTTCGCAGTAGATAAGGccacagaaacaaaagttGAAAACAAGCCAAATCGAACTGGATGATATTGCGGgttcaaataaaataccGTGGTTCCTGTAGTTGTCGAGTCTGGGGCACTTTCCCTATTTTGTGCATCGCGCAATGTAACTGCCTGTGATGAAAGGACCTAGAGCACATTTGGAATTAAAGAGCTCCTACATACATTCAGGGTAAGGTTATGTTTCCTATTGGAATTTATCGCATAAAAGTTGTCACGCAAGCAATTACCAGATCTATAAGAACGCATATCTCTCTCGTCAGAGGTAAGTGGTGCCAAGATGTACTACACGTATCGAGAATCTATTAATCTATTTTTGGCCAACcattcagaaaaaaaatgggCAACTGGAGGTGCTCCATCGCGATTCTGAAAATTAATCATATAAGCTCAAAGATCGAACTAACCTTTAACAAGAAGGCGGCTGTTGAACTTTAATATCGTTAATTTTGAGGTGTTTTCTTCATCGTGTGCTACGATAAGGTTTAGCCTAAAAGCCAATCCGATGCCAATTTTTTCCTGTATCCCGTGGTTTTCTGCAATTTGGTTGGCTTTGCATTGTCTTAGTAGGTTTCTATAAGCATAATAGCCTGCCATACCGGTCGATTGGTTCTGTTTCCCCTCCACGGCCCACTAATAATTAGGT
The Sugiyamaella lignohabitans strain CBS 10342 chromosome A, complete sequence genome window above contains:
- the MNT2 gene encoding Mnt2p (Mannosyltransferase; involved in adding the 4th and 5th mannose residues of O-linked glycans; GO_component: GO:0005794 - Golgi apparatus [Evidence IEA]; GO_component: GO:0005794 - Golgi apparatus [Evidence ISS] [PMID 10521541]; GO_component: GO:0000139 - Golgi membrane [Evidence IEA]; GO_component: GO:0016021 - integral component of membrane [Evidence IEA]; GO_component: GO:0016020 - membrane [Evidence IEA]; GO_function: GO:0000033 - alpha-1,3-mannosyltransferase activity [Evidence IGI,IMP] [PMID 10521541]; GO_function: GO:0016740 - transferase activity [Evidence IEA]; GO_function: GO:0016757 - transferase activity, transferring glycosyl groups [Evidence IEA]; GO_process: GO:0006493 - protein O-linked glycosylation [Evidence IGI,IMP] [PMID 10521541]; GO_process: GO:0006486 - protein glycosylation [Evidence IEA,IEA]) produces the protein MYFISTANNGHLHKPLQRGNRELTYNFNYTKDAIRPAAQYFIEYPVKGPKYRDQFGEFGNRIQVLRQWVELSDLHNDQDFLENTVEKMARATVPFIINKEPDNIENPTPFSDLRRSFVPGSKGIIISTGNKAVRYAIHLAVSIREVFNCSLPILITYAGPDDLQYLSRETFSAIVENIEFADLSYAFNEDITSLRSGEYAVKPFSALVSKFEHNLILDADTVLLQSPEVFFEQQGYKDTGALFFHDRLLNETKFKESVLWRKKQLGKSTPSKQLNLTTPLTWIDRYSEQADAGAVVLDKSRLSVLMGLLHTCWQNTRAVRDEVTFQLGHGDKETWWFGFELSNSSYSFDKSFGIAIGELTEKNKDDEKDVDKVCGFALAHTDQDDKLLWYNGGLLKNRNGNQTEFNIPRHWMTGGSWNKIKDNEMSCMRNSTVHELTPEETTILSRTIMLAKKYDQQEQLIDEEAEKEKEREEKERKEKEEKEKKIKEEKEKKIKEEKEKKEKEEKEKKEKEEKEKKEKEEKEQKEKEKEEKVKQDEKDENEKDENGDKAKEQNEKKER